From Pelosinus fermentans DSM 17108, the proteins below share one genomic window:
- a CDS encoding CapA family protein produces MSKITIVAAGDSFITQRLPQDDHFTTLKNYIEAHDVRFTNFEILLHDFEVYPAPTSGGTWAVARPEVLEDIKQLGFNMMAWANNHTIDWNIDGVLTTMKHLDKNKCIHAGVGRNLAEASQPRYLDTPQGRVALIGITSTISEWGMASAQRPDVLGRPGANVLRYQSIHKVRHEDFKKLKEIVEQTEVNSNRILDEKEGFAKPVEGGYYVGNIRFEPCDEPGTATKMNSKDAERIVRSIREAVRQADVVLVSHHTHERKGLEKDRPADFARDFAKLCIDSGAHAYIGHGPHIWRGIEIYKNRPIFYSIGDFIFQNDSVERQPTEFYDLYDLGVENTVSDGLDARSANETRGLVVDPKVFESAMVSFAVTAGKIDEITLKPLSLGFEYGRARRGRPQFSDKENGERILRDIADLSTAFGTKIMIKDGVGTIGLK; encoded by the coding sequence GTGTCGAAAATTACTATTGTAGCAGCAGGAGACTCTTTTATTACGCAGCGATTACCGCAAGATGATCATTTTACTACATTGAAAAACTACATAGAAGCTCATGATGTTCGATTTACAAACTTTGAGATTTTATTACATGATTTTGAAGTGTATCCCGCTCCAACAAGTGGAGGTACCTGGGCGGTTGCACGTCCGGAAGTTTTGGAAGATATCAAGCAGCTTGGTTTTAATATGATGGCCTGGGCCAATAATCATACCATTGATTGGAATATCGACGGTGTTTTAACGACGATGAAACATCTCGATAAAAATAAATGTATCCATGCTGGTGTTGGCAGGAATTTGGCAGAGGCTTCGCAACCGCGATATCTTGATACCCCTCAAGGAAGGGTTGCGCTGATTGGTATTACATCTACGATATCGGAGTGGGGTATGGCAAGTGCGCAAAGACCTGATGTGCTTGGGCGGCCGGGGGCGAATGTCCTTCGTTATCAGTCGATTCACAAGGTACGCCACGAGGACTTTAAGAAGTTAAAGGAAATCGTTGAGCAGACAGAGGTAAATTCGAATCGAATTTTAGACGAAAAGGAAGGCTTTGCAAAACCGGTTGAAGGCGGCTATTATGTTGGTAATATCAGGTTTGAACCATGTGATGAGCCAGGCACGGCAACCAAGATGAATTCCAAAGATGCTGAACGTATTGTACGATCTATACGCGAAGCCGTAAGGCAGGCAGATGTTGTCTTAGTAAGTCATCATACACATGAGCGTAAAGGTTTGGAGAAAGACCGTCCAGCCGATTTTGCCCGTGATTTTGCAAAGTTGTGCATTGACAGCGGTGCACATGCTTATATTGGCCACGGCCCGCATATTTGGCGAGGTATTGAAATCTATAAAAATCGTCCAATTTTTTATAGTATTGGCGATTTTATTTTCCAAAATGATTCAGTGGAACGACAGCCAACAGAATTTTATGACCTTTATGATTTGGGTGTAGAAAATACTGTATCTGATGGACTGGATGCCCGCAGTGCCAATGAAACAAGAGGACTGGTTGTCGATCCTAAAGTATTTGAATCGGCCATGGTTTCTTTTGCTGTGACGGCTGGGAAAATTGATGAAATTACTTTAAAACCGCTTTCACTGGGATTTGAATACGGTAGAGCGCGTCGCGGTCGTCCTCAATTTTCCGATAAAGAAAACGGAGAACGAATTTTGCGTGATATTGCTGATTTATCGACAGCATTTGGCACGAAAATTATGATAAAAGATGGCGTAGGAACGATTGGATTAAAATAA
- a CDS encoding cyclase family protein: MLVDLTVKISPEINKNAADNEKKVSYGHLGTHFDVMNQEFPLEFVKRKAIVFDVRNILNRDISIQDINIELVQKNMFVAFYTEFIEQEPYGSKAYFTKHPQLSDELINILLEKEISIIGIDCAGVRRGKEHTPKDQYCADRGVFIVENLCNLSEILEERKSNTFVANTYPLNFSGMTGLPCRVVAEFRKESC; this comes from the coding sequence ATGTTAGTCGATTTAACCGTCAAAATCTCACCAGAGATCAACAAAAATGCTGCCGATAATGAGAAAAAGGTATCTTATGGTCATTTAGGCACTCACTTTGACGTCATGAACCAGGAATTTCCTTTGGAATTTGTAAAAAGAAAAGCAATTGTTTTTGATGTCAGAAATATCTTGAATCGAGATATCTCGATTCAAGATATAAACATTGAGCTAGTACAAAAAAATATGTTTGTTGCATTTTATACAGAGTTTATTGAACAAGAACCTTATGGATCGAAAGCCTATTTTACAAAGCATCCCCAGTTATCGGATGAATTAATTAATATACTTTTAGAAAAGGAGATCTCCATTATTGGTATTGATTGTGCGGGGGTAAGGCGTGGTAAAGAGCATACCCCAAAAGATCAATATTGCGCAGACAGGGGGGTTTTTATCGTAGAAAACTTATGCAACCTGTCGGAAATCTTAGAAGAAAGAAAATCAAACACATTCGTAGCAAATACTTACCCGCTAAACTTTTCCGGAATGACCGGTTTACCATGCAGGGTTGTTGCTGAATTTAGGAAAGAATCATGTTGA
- a CDS encoding MarR family winged helix-turn-helix transcriptional regulator, with translation MDTIIKALLLQFAELYEKQDILSKITSQEFLHGYGYSEIHCIDVIGRMEDSNATRIAKELSMTRSAISKITKKLVQRGDIINYQNPSNQKEICFKLTKKGYSLFKEHEQRHLAWEKRDREFLEKISTKNLETVSTFLVDFNSYLNEQIKTLNKK, from the coding sequence ATGGATACAATAATTAAAGCTTTATTATTACAATTCGCGGAGCTATATGAAAAACAAGATATTTTATCTAAGATTACATCACAGGAATTTCTTCATGGCTACGGCTATTCAGAAATTCACTGTATTGATGTAATTGGTCGTATGGAAGATTCCAATGCTACTCGAATAGCAAAAGAATTATCTATGACTAGAAGCGCCATCAGTAAAATAACAAAAAAACTGGTACAAAGAGGCGACATTATCAATTATCAAAACCCTAGTAATCAAAAAGAAATTTGTTTTAAATTAACAAAGAAAGGATATTCTTTATTTAAAGAGCATGAGCAACGTCATTTGGCTTGGGAAAAGCGTGATAGAGAGTTTTTAGAAAAAATCAGTACTAAAAATCTAGAGACTGTTAGTACTTTCCTAGTCGATTTCAACAGTTATTTAAATGAACAAATTAAGACGTTAAATAAGAAATAG